Genomic window (Salvelinus alpinus chromosome 26, SLU_Salpinus.1, whole genome shotgun sequence):
CTCTGGTTCTGTGGACAGAGCAGCAGGAGGTAGAGGTAAGGGTGTCTCTGAGCCCCAGTCATCCGGTTGGAGCCTGGGGGCTAAGAGCCTCCTGACCTCGACCAGTCTGATCCACAGTGAGCGGATGAAGCTCCTGGGACCAGTCATCATGGGCGTGGGGCTGTTCATCCTCATCTGTGCCAACACGGTGCTGTACGAGAACCGCGACAGGGAGACCCAGATGCTGCTGGCCCAGATGCAGAGCGTCATCTGTTCGGTGTCGGCGGCCATGCCCTCAGCCGACCTCTCAGACATGGCAGCAGCCAACTCCATGGCCAGACACTACCAGTGGGTGAGCAGTCTGCCTGCCACCCACCTTAACATCCTCTGTCTGCAGCAGCTAGCCAGCTCAGAGCCCCTGCTGCAGATGACCAGAGAcagcagggaggaggaggagacggcTGACTATACGTACCAGCAGGCCACCGTACAGACGGAGGCTCTACACCACCAGGAGTCAGCCTCCACcccttccctccactcctcccatTCCAACTCCTGCAACTCCAGCAAGACGGACTTCAACACGCGGtggggcggtggtggtggtgagccAGGCGTAGGGGGCTCCAGCCCAGACCCCCAGCCCGCTCACCTCTTTAAGCTCCACAACTGTCTGGTGTCAGCCAGCTCCATGTCCACTCTGGGAGGGGACGACTGGTCGGAGGTCACAGCCATGCTGCCCAGGCGCTCCTACAGTCTTAGCTACAGGACTAACCCCGGCCCTCACTGGCCCCAGACTGTAATACGTCTACAGGAAGGGGCCATGCGACCCGGGGGACCTGGGGCAGACCCACAGATAGTGCAGCCCACGCGGAGGGAGCGCAGCTTGGACGTGTGTGTGAACATGTTTAGATGCGTGGAGACCCCGAAGCTCACTCCTGTAGAGGAGCAGAAGCACGGCAGCTGGCCCCGGTTAGACCTGGGCTGTGCCCGCAGGTACCTGAAGCTGGACAATAAGGAGGACTCGGTGGACAGACTGCTAGACCAGTTAGAGCAGCAGTGTTCTCAGTGGGATAAGAGTTTCGGCTCAGGGCCTTTCCAATGAGAGCCGGTAAGAGCCCCATATCTCAATAGGGCCCCACATCTCAATAGGGCCCCACATCAGGGTCCTCTTGTTTTTTAAAAGCAGCTTATAAAGAAAGATCCTCATGGATGCTGATATATCCACTACCAGGAGTAGGAGCTTTTTGTTGGATCATAATTGTGCACTGTTGACTCCTGAAACCGAGAAGGGAGGCTATAACAGAAACCCTTCTATGTACGACACTGAATTCCTCTCTACATTGTCAAGCAGCTTCCAATCTGAAGATACAAACCTTTAGAAACCTTGTTTCTCGGACTTCCCGTGGCGTGGATATATAAACACAAGTGTTGGAGGACTGCAGACGAATTGGATCCGTTTGGCAGACATTCTGTTTTAAGCGGGGAACAATACTCCATACTGTCAAAGATGAGTTGGAGACATTTCCCAGTCTGTTTACTGGGTGGCAGTATTAGGCTTGACACTTGGCAACACTGAAGGAATCAATTTGTCTTTCATTGCCAAAGCGTTGCTTGTTTCCAGGACACAGCAAGCACATCCGAATGTGGGGAGGTGGAAAACCCATTCTAATGAGGGACTGTCTTCACTGTGTaatctatttaaaaaccaaaccACTCGAATCTGGCGGCGAGCCTCAGATGTGCTTCTGATAACAGCTAGTAAAATAAAACACATGTTCCATAGACCAAAACAAGTGCATGATGATAGAGATGTCATGTGTAATCTACATTTACGTAGTTATGCAGAATAATGCTTTAATTGGCTGTGGATCAGATAAACACATAGTTAATGATAggttggtaacactttatttgaaggtTACCTACATAAAGACTTCATTGCACATTCATAAACAGTACATAAGCATTGATTAAGTATTATGTAGTGCTTGTTAATGGGTTATGTAGGGCTTATGAATGGGTTATGTAGGGCTTATGAATGGGTAATAAATCCCTTCACGTACTATGTTGTCCGTTTGCTGTCCTTctcctggttattaccaaggttgtgtcccaaattacaccctattccctatatagagcactactattgacctgcactcagggctctggtcaaaagtagtggtcTGTATAGGGCAGGGCTCgccaaacctgttcctggagagttaccgtcCAGTAGGTTTtaattccaaccctgttcctggagagttaccgtcCAGTAGGTTTTAATTCCAACCCTGTACCTGGAGAGTTACCGTCCAGTAGGTTTtaattccaaccctgttcctggagagctaccgtccagtaggttttaactccaaccctgttcctggagagttaccgtcCAGTAGGATTTCACTACAAGAGGGTatgtctccaggaacagggttggagagtcctggcacagggaatagggtgctatttgagacacAACCCCAGGTAATCCACCAGTGGGAATCAGCGGTGAGGAGAAACCCCTCCCTCCTGTCTACCGTCCTGTTGATTCTCTCACTGCCTCCTTCTCAGAGTGCATCTTGTgttcgtcccaaatgacaccctattccctatgtagtgttctgtataaggactagggtgccatttgggacgcggtCCTAGTGTTTACGAGGAGGGGTCACCCCTTTCTTCGTCCATTAGAGGTGAGGGAATGGAGGACAGCACTGTCTCAGTCTGTTTGATTTAGTGGAATCAAATTATCAATGTTTTAGC
Coding sequences:
- the LOC139555275 gene encoding transmembrane protein 200A-like, which codes for MKTQKAGAPGGPTPSSPSPRQRMSGFSLRGRKKKEGLIQGKLRIRSVPGAFLVLGVIVVVVGTALAVAGYWPYRTHRSSQLLGLGQQGSGSVDRAAGGRGKGVSEPQSSGWSLGAKSLLTSTSLIHSERMKLLGPVIMGVGLFILICANTVLYENRDRETQMLLAQMQSVICSVSAAMPSADLSDMAAANSMARHYQWVSSLPATHLNILCLQQLASSEPLLQMTRDSREEEETADYTYQQATVQTEALHHQESASTPSLHSSHSNSCNSSKTDFNTRWGGGGGEPGVGGSSPDPQPAHLFKLHNCLVSASSMSTLGGDDWSEVTAMLPRRSYSLSYRTNPGPHWPQTVIRLQEGAMRPGGPGADPQIVQPTRRERSLDVCVNMFRCVETPKLTPVEEQKHGSWPRLDLGCARRYLKLDNKEDSVDRLLDQLEQQCSQWDKSFGSGPFQ